One Papaver somniferum cultivar HN1 unplaced genomic scaffold, ASM357369v1 unplaced-scaffold_135, whole genome shotgun sequence genomic window, ACAACCCCATTTGAATTATCGACAACCATGAGTGGAATGTGCTAACCTATCTTCAATAGACCCCAAGATATGTGAAAATTTAGTTATCAGTTTTGTTGTTGGCCACCGTCTCTCTTTTGATGTGGTTCAAAAAGCTATTCCAAAGGTTCGGAAAACTCACAATGAGATTAGGATTGCCATATACAGGTGAAAAAGATTTTAATTTTCATTTCAAATATAGTGAAGATCACAAGAGGGTCCTTGAACAAGGAATATGCTTAATTGCTAAAAGAATATTTATAGTTAGACCATGGAGTCCCATGATTAAGCAATCAGTAGCTATGAAGATAATCCCAGTTTGGGCAAGAATTACAATGTTCCTTTGCATGTTTGGAATAATTTTGGCCTTAGTGCAATTGCTAATTGGATTGGAAAACCTCTAATGACGGATGAAATCACTCTAAACAAAATCAGGTTGTTATGTGCTAGAGTTTGTATCGAAGTTGGAACCGATTGTACATTTCCTAGTTTCATACCTTTTACCATTGATGATGCCATCGCAATGGAATTACCAGTGGAGTATCAATATAAACCTTTACTTGTTCTTCTTTTGGTCATACGATTAGTAATTGTTCTAGAAAGGGGCCAAAGACGAAACCGCTTTGGACACTGAAGAAACCACAACCATCTAACTTGGAGGACAAAATTGTTTTCAAGGAGAATGTGTATCCAGAGAAGATAAATATATAAGGAACACTCTCTTTGCATGGTTTCATTCGGGGAGAACCAATTGTTCATGTGGAGAATTTCATATTCTCAAATGAGAATACTCCTGCAAGTATTGATATTAACTTGTCCACAAGTGAGATGCCTGGTGGGATTGTAAGCAGTCAAGTAGAGGATTTGCTCTCTCAACCTGAACCTGGGCGATTGAAAGCTTATACCAGAAGGACAAATAATTCAGGTAAAAAAGGGATTAAATACATACAAGTACCAACTCACTACTCCAACCCTTTTACTGTTTTAGAGTCTCTTTCTGAAACCGTGGTTGATGATGTTTCTGAAGGAgtttcaaaatacgaaacaaataACGAGTGTATGAGAGTAATAAAATTGTCCCCGTTGAATTCTCAGGTCAATCCTTCTATTTCAGAGGTTACTGatttttcaactccaaattcgGCATCTGATTCTATTCAGAAGTTGAATACGAAGGTCATTTTCCCATTGCAAATGGATATGACTCGGGTTACAAtccgaaaaaaaagaaaaaatttacagGAAATGATTCAGTTTTATCTTCTAATTCAGTTCCTGTTGTTAGTGAGGCGGAAATATATTCTACAATCACTTTTAACAAGTTATTTGATATTTCTCAGCATCCTTTGATGAGATCTGTGTGTATGAATTTATTGGAAAGTCATGCTAAATGAGATATGGAAATACCTCAAACTGAGGATAGTGATAGTTTGGATGATTTCGACTCTGACTCCGACAATGATAAGCAAATTGATGCTGCCAAATGCTTGTTTACGGATAAAAATGATGACTTTTGAAGAGTGTTCggtccttttctttcttttttcctttatGATTTCTTGAGTTTAAGGACTCTACGTAGATTCTTGCCAGACTTTGTGTTTAGACCTTATCGTTTTTGGAGGTTTTGAGTTACTCCTTGGTAcgtttgtttcatttttctttttttaggtgTCATTTTTGGTTACGTCAGTGTTTTTTCTAATGAAATTTGCCCATATtccgcaaaaataaataaaaataaggtaCATGAATTCCACCCAGACTATTTTCAGCAGGACAGTATATTGCCACCCGAAAGCAATGTGGAGTGTGGACTCTCGCGTACAAACCTAACAAATTAAGCATTTCTTTAATCCAACGAACCAAATCTAGGCAAAACATAAGACAAGGATCGAGTAACAATCTAACGGTCAATAATCTcgtaaagttgatttcatttcccAAATCCGAACAACACTCTCTTAACCAATCCAATTCCAGCATTTCTAATCCAACGGCGGAAACAGAAAACACAAACTTCATACGGATCGTAAACCAAATCCAACGAACGTAACGAAACCAATAAAGTTATAAAATCCCTTCATCTCTTCCCAGAATCATCAAGTCACACATCACagattcaaaatcaaaaagagagaaagagagaaaaaatttCTGAAGAGAGAAAATGTCAGGAAGAGGAAAAGGAGGAAAGGGATTAGGGAAGGGAGGAGCAAAGAGGCACAGGAAGGTGTTGAGAGATAATATCCAGGGAATCACTAAACCAGCAATCAGAAGATTAGCAAGAAGAGGTGGTGTGAAAAGAATCAGTGGATTGATTTATGAAGAAACAAGAGGTGTTCTTAAGATCTTCTTAGAGAATGTCATTCGTGATGCTGTTACTTACACTGAACATGCTAGAAGAAAGACTGTTACTGCTATGGATGTTGTCTATGCTCTTAAGAGACAAGGAAGAACCCTCTATGGGTTTGGGGGTTAGGGTTGCTTTTTTACTGTTTTTGTAAAGAATGTTTGAGATTAggtttcaaattttttttcctcATTTCTTTTGGG contains:
- the LOC113334228 gene encoding histone H4, with the translated sequence MSGRGKGGKGLGKGGAKRHRKVLRDNIQGITKPAIRRLARRGGVKRISGLIYEETRGVLKIFLENVIRDAVTYTEHARRKTVTAMDVVYALKRQGRTLYGFGG